The nucleotide sequence GACCAGATTAACCAGGACAGGGGTGTATTcagtaaaaatgtttttccaacaAAACCAGTTGCAAGTTCTGTTTCAACACAGAGACCAATTCCTGCACCGGTTGTCAACCAAGGAGTTGATTTTGTAAAGGCAGCCAGTGAGAGCAGTGTATTAGGTGAGAACTAATAAACTGCTTACATCTATATTCTCTTTGGAAGCTCTATTGTCTGTGGTTAATTTAGCTTCATGTAAATTTACAGTTCCTTTTAGTTGTACATTTAAAGACAGCAGGATATCTTGCTGTTGAGCACTTTTTGTCATTTCACAACCTCTTGGATGACTTTGACAAACAATATTTGGTGTAAATGATAATAAAGAACATGTGGACCAGTGTCTACTAGCTTTTTGTAAGCACATAGTACATTATTGTGAGCCACAAGGCACATTGTCTTCTCTGTCATGGCTTCAATATTGTCCAGAATAATTTCACTTGAATTGATGTATTGAAggctttgctttgttttctagGTGGACCTACAGTACCTATCAAGTCTCGGCTACCTTCTTCTGGTTCTAGGACACCCCCAAGGGTAACaagaacagaaaacaaaaatgatgataaattaTTTGAGTTCCTCAATAGCAATGTTCCCACTTCTAAGGAAAGGAAACCTATAAAACCAAAATTGGTGACTGAAACATCATCTGATGAAGTTGTTAAAGCTAATGATACTTCATTGCTGGTTCAGCAAGATGCTCCAGATGGAAGAATTAATGATGGTGAGCATGTTAAAAAGTTAAGTAGTATTTGTTGCCCTACATGGTGGGTTAGACCTTGCTATGAAAGGCAATTGGTGCATTGGACAACAGACAAAGCTTTTTTGCTCAAAAGCTGAAAGACTCTATTGTGTACATAAATTCCTGTTCATTAGACAAgtgtcaacaaaacaaaacatgtgaTCCAGTTGACAGCATTATTCACCTTTCAAGCAacctttttcttgttgtcttAGTTGAAGCACTAATTGAGATCAGTCTGCTTTTAAATAAGCTTCTTTACTCTTGTGGTAGTAGTTCTATTGCTCAGGGATGCAATAAAGTGCAGTGTTTTATAAAAAACTACAattaagagtttaaaaaaagcTAGGAATTAATATTGTATTTGGTTTACCAATGACCAAATTATTGTGAGGGTCTAAGCATACCTTACCTCCTTTGAACAGATGAAAACCTCTGTTTATAGTTAAACttttattgttataaaaaagagaaacttttaaaaatcaatctGGAAGTGAACCTTGAGCTCATGGATCAGGGATTGTTATTGTGTTTGTTACTAGATGCTATTGGAAAGAATTCAAATACAGGAGAAAAAGACACAAACATATCTGATGGACTGAGACTAGTAGAACCTCAGGCACAAGACATGCCTCAGCATGAAGCTGATCACCGCAGCCAACCTCCTGCTGATGATCGTGTGTCCAACCTTGAATTTGAAAACACACTTCTAAAGAAGGAAGTATCATCACTGAATGAAGAAATGGTTTCTGTGGTACAAAGGGCTAAGGAAGCTGAAAGGAGTAAGTATTgacactgaaaaaagaaaactcaaatgAAACCCAGTAAACCTGCCTGCCATTTCTTCCCTCAAATTACATACAGTTGCTTTGATGTGTGTTGCTGAATCATTGAATTTTGCTCATGAAAGACTGTTCACAGCTCATTTATCCACATTATCTTAATTCTAAAGTACTTTATAAGGAATTCTGACTGCTGGGTAACTTTTACAGTGTAAGTAAGTCTGTATTTTATACTTAGaatggaaataagaaaaaactagctttttttttttgaatataAATTGTTCCTATCTGAAAAGTTTCTTGATAACTGTATCACAGGAGTAAAAGAAACAGAGAGACAGCTTCAAAGAAGTCATCAACAGTTGGCAGCTTCTGAGGAAATTTCCAGGCAGTTGAGAGGGAAGGAGGATGATTATACAGAGGCACTTAATGCTAAGGACTCACAGCTGGCTGTGCTCAGGGTCAGGATACAGGAGTCAGACCAGGAACTGAAGACCAAACAGCAGCAAATTGAACAGTACCAGTTAGAGAGAGAGAGGTCTGTTAGTATACAGTACATTTGACAGTTATAATAGTAATGTTATCCACTGCTTTTCGAAATCAGAAACTAAACTATTAATTGGAATGCTTCATTATCCCCAAAGTTCAATCAAGTTTGACACCACACCCTTCACTTTCACTTTTGTCATGTAGATGTTAACCTGGCAAGTTGAACAGAGTTTAACTTGGTTGAATTTTTGTGTTTGTGGTTGGTCCACCTGCAGATGAACTTCACTCAGTAATACTGATTTCATTTGTTAAGTGCCAGTATTTGTCCAATTCACCGCTTGAATTTCAGGCTAAATTTCATTCTTAGGAGTTCTTCTCTGCTCTATATTTTTGGGCATTGTTTTTCTTCTGAATTCATTACTGATATATTACTGGTCTAATAAAATTGTTATCTGAACTGGTAAACCTGGGGTCTGTCATGGAAGACCTCATTGTGTCAACATCTGTGGTGCAACACAAGTTTTAGCTTATGAAGCCTCAGGATGATTTTGAAGACTTGTCTTGAAGAGTTCTCATTAAAAGATGGAACCAGGGTGTAAGCACCTGCCTGCCTTCATGTGAGACAGAAAGGAGTTTACTTCTTAGTGttgtagttttaattttcttaactgGGTTACTTCCATACTAATGCACTAGCACTTAGATATGTAAGAAAACCCTTGTCTTCTCCTTCAGGCTACTTCAGGATCACTCAGCATCAACTGGTGTTCACAGTCATGCATTGGACACTCTGAAAGCTAAACTGGAAGAAACTGAGAGAAAACTTAAAGCTGAACAGGAATCTCAAAAGAAACTCGAGGTATATGTAATGATAAATACTTCTATAAGACTATAATGCCTGCTTATTTTAGGGCTTGCCAGTATTATGTGAAAGTttttaatagtaaaaaaatGGTCAGGATCTTTGTGTTGCAGTCAAATTTGTTAGTGATCttgatatttctttaaatttattgttATGTCATATAATTTACTGTTATTATCTGAAGAAGTTAAGCTACATTAATTGATAATATAGTAGATAAATGAATGGCATGGAAACCTGATAATAACTTTAAAGGCTTATAAACTTAGGTTccctttactttcatttttttttaagaaagagtcCATGGACAGGCAAACAAAGCTAGAAGAGGGACAAGCAGCCTTGGCCGAGTCACTCAAAACTTTGCAGAAGAGAGTCAATGAAGAGAAGAGTATCCATCAGTTCCATTTAATTTActtaataatttaaaacaaaattggacTAATTATATGGCCTGGCTTATCAACTGTCTGAAGATGAGCAAAATTAGAACTAGTTGGGGTTCGAGTCTTCtcaggggaggggaggggtactaaggtttttttttttcacactcgTAACAGTTAAGATACTGAGCACGAATGTTTTTATGCCCCTTTTCCTGAATgaacaaaatttcttttgttcaagtTGACTCtagcaaatatatttttatctgTCCTAACTTAAAACGACGATTCAACTAAAAATAACTTGTACGTAGGGATTGAAATGACTTGTTGTAGTGCATAGAATAGTTCCTTACAATTCTTTATTTCCGAACTAGTTATGATTTGAATACATGTTGGAGCTTTTTCTCCATTGAATAGATAAGAACAATGAGAATGCTACAGCACTCAAAACAGCAAAAGGAAATCTAGAAACTGCGAAGCAAGAACTGAAGGACTATAAAGATAAAGCAGCCAGAATTCTTCAGGTGACTGGATCATTTTGTTATTATccaattgttttaaattcttatggaaataaaacaaattatggGTTGTGAACCCTTTACAGTGTTAGTAAGAAAAATCGTTCTACCGTCAGGCTAAAGACAAGGTGATAGCAAGTCTCCGTGATGGAAGCAAAGGTGAAGTTACCAGCGGTGTTACTAGTTCAGAATATGAAGAGGTCTGTCATGAGAGGGACATGTTTAAAGATGAAGTCAATCAGGTCAAGTACAAAATGGAGCAACTCAAGGCTGATTTACAGGTGAAtagtgtttttcatttttttaatctgCTTTCCGCAATCACAGCTTTGCGCTGGTTAAATTCTCTTAAGTCGTCTCAGACACCTCAACAGTTGGTTTTGTAGTTTTCACGTTTCGCAATGGACAATTTTTGCAAAGAAACTTATTAAAGGATGTCGCGAACGCGGAAAAAAGTCCAAAGAACCCTGACCAAAGACTAGGTGTCCTTGTGCACACTAATGACGTAAAACGTCTCCATAGGCGCTTCGCGCACGCTCAGTAGTCCGAAGAGTTAGCCATCTTCTCGCTTCAGTCTTCAACCTACCTTCACAGTTAATATCCCACCGTCTCGTGCGAGTCACACTGCGCACGGCTCTCTCAATCAGCACTACTTGTAGACAAGTGTAGTCTGTTCAAATACCATACTTGAATGAGTTGAAACGTTGAATAAGACTGTGCACTAAGTATCTGATCGTTTGAAAAATATTGCTTCATAGGACTTGGAACAGCAGCAACAATCCGAGGCAGATCTTGCTCGAGAGAAAATGGAAGAGTTAGAGAGTGCTCTGgatgacgaaaaaagaaaaaaagacgcCTGTGAACAACAAATTCAACAGCATCTCCAAGTACGTGAAAGAGAATTATTCCTAGCCAGTATAAACCTATTTAAAGAACCCACCCATTAATTTCTGTCCGATCTCTTTAGATAAGAGACCACATGATCCCTGTTGCTCAAAAGGTGGATAGCCCCATCCACTGAATAAATCCCCTTCCGACGGATACCAAAACACGTTTGGTGAACACCTATCCGTCGTAATGCTACTCGGGAAGGTTGAAAATTGTGTTGCGTACAGCAAATCCCCCAGTATTTTGTTCCAGCGTGACCTTTGTTgatgaatagctgtaattttAGCCATTCAGTAGTTCAGCTGGTATCCCTTTATTTATAAAAAAGTATCTTTATCCTGTGCATTCAAAATTcgaatgtttttctttgttttctgtcagGACCTGCATCAGGCCCAAGATGAGATACGAGGAATCAAAAGCAGCTTTATGAGCCAGTTACAGGTATCTTTCCATCATCGATAactgtttttttgttctcttctgAATTCTTATTAATCTCCGTTCAATCTCATTTGGCGTTTTCTTCCAGGAgagggaaaatgaaattcagaAACTTAGAAATCAGGTTAGTCAAATTTTGATCACAGCGAGTCAAGACTAAGACAAACCTTTTCTCTAGAGCGTCAGTGTCAGTTAATACCTGTGCTGTCAAGCTTTGaatgtgtaatttttctttgtcgttATTTTGTCCAAACAAGTTGGAGATTTAATGCCGGCAGTGCTAGGCTTGATTCTGGGTAAGGTCGCTGTTTCCTGACGATGCTGCAGCGTTTTGTATCCGAAATTCGATTATCAATATATGTTTTTCAGCTTGCAACCAAGGCACTTACGTCTACGAGTGAAGAAGAACTGGGAAACCGAGTCCGAGCGCTGACAGAAAACCTCATTCAGAAACAAACACTGATTGAGGCTCTGAGCACAGAGAAGAACTCCTTGGTTTTACAGTTAGAGCGGCTGGAGGTATGAAAACCTTAAATCCCACTGAATAGATTATACAACAGCTCCCAGTCggcttgttggctcagttgtTACAGCAGTACACCGGTATAGCAGATGTCAGGAGTTTAACTCCCGTACAagcctggatttttttttcaggctttattttcaatACTGCTCAAGAAGTGTACAACTGTCACAAATATTGCTCATAAACTATACAAAACCTAAGGTGAATTGTCCTTTTTTAGGGGCGTGGCCAAGGGGGGTTGGTTTTCCTGATGTGCCTCTCACCGGTCTCTTCACTGAGAAAAGtgataatttttaataacaaaacaacCTATATTATGTTATTTAATATAGTGACTAATCCTGTGTTCTAGTCATCTCGTACTCAGTAGAATAAGAACGTTATTTCTGTAACTAACATGACAAAATACGCATGTTACCGTGGTTTTATTGACTTGACAACCTAAtccaagatcactttctccTCCCCCACCCCTTCAAAAAAATTCACCTACTACACCTTCTGATATTATTTTTCGTCAggtagggggaggggaggggaagaggAGGAAAGCGCGTTTTCTGCAATTCGCCTGCAGGGCCGGTTGTTCGGCCCTCATCTACCATGTAAAAACTTGTCATTTATCAAGATTGCTGATAAAATTACAACTTAAGATATCCTTCTGGCtcgttttctcttttattcacTTGTTATTTTCAATCTATAGAAGCAATACAGAGATGTACAGGCATCTACGTCTAAAATGATTGCCGGCTCATCAGCAACTTATGACGGTTTTGATGACAACGATGAAAATACGCGTAAGTTTACAGCCATGCTAAGTTTCCGTATCACGGCTGGCAGACTTTTTCAAGAGATAAGTCGATAAATAATTTGTTTATGTGCCCGTCAGGAGAGTCTCAGTAGACTGCAGAGACTTGCGGTTATTTTATTGTGCGAGAGGTTTTGGTTCCGATTGCTAGATACATGGGCGTGGTGATGAACTGCCTCACTCGCGGAAAGGAAATGTTGAAAAAACATTACAAATACTGCTGGGTTCGTCATCGaatcctttttctctttttgttttgttatgaaaaGTGCCTgataacaatttctttttttttcttttttttttgtatttctcttGAGTGATGTTTCTATTGTCAAGAACTGAGAGGTTATTACGTTATCAAAAGGTTATGCCGCCCCTTCGGGGTCTTGATGAGGCTTGCGATTCGCTGACGGCCTCCTTTAATTTTCATGTGTTTCTTTAAGCCGAAGTGGCCTGCTGATATTAAATTAGGTCATTCTTGAAAGAGAGCGGCGGTTTCCTACGTTACCGCGGTCTGTCTGATATCTTCTGTTCTTATCTATTTTTAGTGTCACGTGTGAGATCAATATCGTCCATTATGCCCTCACAACTTAACGACTCCCGAAAAGTTAAACGAGCTGTTAATGAAATCGACAAGTTCAGGCAAGTCCTACTTTTAGAGAATAGGTGTCACATCTTAACTCCCCGTGCCAAATGAAATGAGTGAATAAATAATACCCTGTAATCGGGCGTTGTTTTGTACTAAGTATAAGAGCAAAACAAAGAAGCGCCAAAGTTGGTGGGCGCTGGCCTTCGGCTTTCAAATATTAGTTTGGCGGACTAAATTTTGAGCCATCAAAATGACCGAGAACCAGATCTCATAGATTATTTCAATGTCCAAAGTATTGgacatctattttttttctccgccTTGAAACGTTTTAAACGGATGGACGGAAATGAAAGTTACGCATGCGTCTAGCCGTGAAACTTTAGGTGTAGCTACTGCAAGTTAAATCAAAGGTCGATTTTTAGTCAGGCCAGAAATGGGATTATTATCATTTCTATTAAAATGTATGAGATCTGTGCGAGGCAAGAAATTAAGGTTGAAATGGCCGGTACTCCCAAACCACAATTGAAATAAGTGATTATATCTTTTTCGGGCTAAGAATGTTGATCCGCTAAATCCTGGGTTGCCAACTTTTAAGCTTGAAATTCCCGATGCCAACTGTGTAGTAGAGACGTTAGATCCATTGAGGTAATGCTTGCAGATAACTTGTACGAAATCTATTTCCTTCTACGTCAATATCCGACTTTGGCCAATACAGTTAGTTATTCCCTTGAGAATGGATCGTTAGGATTTTTGTGTCAGAGAAGCTTTATCTTTTCACCTTTTGTCGGTTCTTTTAAGCTTATTAATTGCCCgaagttttttggtttttacttcgtcctttttattttattttatttttcaccaTTACAATGTCATTTTTGCCGCACCACTCACTGATAAGCGAAAACAAACTCGTTtctattttttgaaatgttgctTGAACCTACACGTTGTCACatcattttatcctttttttcagtataaGACTTGGTCTGTTCCTCAGAAGGTATCCCATTGCACGGCTCTTTGTCATCATTTACATGGTAAAgtactcctgtctcttgtatATAGCATAATCTGTTTTACTCGGCCCGTTCTCCTCTGGACCTTGCCACACAAGTAACTCTAGATCCTTTGTGCGTCGTTTATGGCGCGGTCTTGTCTGTACGTCATCTTCGTTATGAAAGTGGTGTCTAGAAGTGATTTGATGATATATCCATTTACTCGCAGTGATGCTTATCCATATTGAATTAAACACTCAAGTTAAAGTGCAAGTGTATATCTCTGTTTACTCTTGTGAGGTTATTGTGGTCAAGGTAAAATTACCTTTATTTGGTGGTCAAACCGATGGAAAAGCTCTCTTTGCGAACATTATTTATcctaaataatttattttcatagaTAATTCGGAGTGTGATCATTTATTCCTTACATCACATTTCAATTTCCGGGGAAAAAAGGCCAACTGGCACTTAACTTCGTTtctaaaaatgaatttaagaaggactatttgcatatttttgaaTGGGAAACGTTAAAGTTTCGCGTTCTACTTGCCTTCAGTTAAATAACTGCGCCCATTTGCTGAGAGAAAGAACTAGAGGGTTAATTTCGCGAAATATTGGTCTCTGAAGACGATTGTCAAACTTGACACAGTTTGTTGGAGAGTGTTAAGAGTATATCAGCGTTCTCGATTTTACTGAAACCTTTTCCGAAAATTGGTCTCATTTCTATTTAAGTATTTCTAACGTTAATggatttttaaattattattccCACTCTTTGACGTACTTGAGGAGGCAGTGTCACGGAATCGACAGAGCAGCAGGTGTATTTGGTTGGATAAATGCGGCTTGTTCGCCAAAACTGTTCAAATTACACTTttagttctttcttttgttttttgattgATCTCCATGTCGATTCTGGCGGGTGCAACTTAACGACAATTATATTTCTGTTTTCATGTACGAGGCTTTGTGATacatttttgtattattttctGTTGATATTGAAATATATATCTCCTGACGCTTCAGTACCTTAGAAACTTTTCTGTCCTTATTTATTGTTGTATAGGTGTTGCTTCATGTATGGGTCCTGGTTGTTCTTCTCACCTACCAACCCGAGGTTCATACAACCAGTTCAGTTCGTCTGCCTCAACCTCCTAATCTTAACTAGCTCTCAAGCGTCACACGAATAAAGGACACTATTTATTTCGATGATAATCCTGAAAAACTAGCAAGTAATAATCCGGTGGCCGGCTTATTACAAAAGGAAACCATGGACGAATGTGAATAAAAGCCTTCTGAGGAAACAACAATGAGGGTCACGATACTGAAGAGATAGAAAGGTAGAGAACTGTTGATTCAGCACAGATTACTTATATTTAAAAACTTAAAGCTTACCCGGGCAGGTAGTCAGGTCACACTTGGAATAAATTCTGACTTTCTTTTAATTCAGTGTACGAAGATGAATGAAGAGAGACAACttgttttattgaaattggAAAGATAAAGAAGCTTGCAAGGTTGGCTGTGATTAGAATTTCACAGCGTGTACATTGATCACGAAAGAGAGTTTCTATATAAATCAAGTTGCGCCAACAGGTAGACAGTTTACATGTAATAAGTTCTACAAAAACAATCATACCGATCagataaggattttttttctaacacaAACATAATTAAAATCTTTTCGAAAAGTAATTCCCAACAGGTCAGCTGAAACTTAACGGGCTAACAATGCACTTAAAATATCTGTTTGTCGACACAACTGGTTGATGCTTGGAACTGTGGCTTCGCTGCAGGATCCAAGCCTTCTTTGATTTGAACTCGCTCAAGGATTTAACCGCAAAAATGAGTGGCTGATGAGAGATAGAACGCTCCCATGGAGGAGGAATACAGATTGCGTGAGTTGCACGTGGTGAACTGTTTGACCCCAGCTTTCGTGGCTCGGATAGTGTATTAATTTGTCCCCCTGTTGACCTAGCATTGCGTTCGATTAAATACAATCcctgttttcaatttaagtGATATTTCAGAGCATTACAAGCCTGAGAATACATCAGTGCTCGACACTGACGTTGATCAAAAGTTCCAACTTTCCGCCTCCTCTCGCAGTCTATCAGTTGTGTTGAACTGATAGACAGATCTAAGCCATTCGTGTAGTTTTGCGTCATTCATTATCTCATTAAGAGTTGTGTTTCCTTGCGGTGATATGTCACGACTCGTTGACTCCTTTAATATTCCTACCGATGTGTGTTTCCTCTTGGGAAAGTTTGCTCGCGTCCACCTTGTTGCAGCTCAAAACAGACCTCGTATTGTAATCGTATGTGAAAACAAGGCACGATGAAAATGCTTGATATCCATCAAGAGTTTGAAACACAGGCACAGCTTAATTAGTTCCTTCACTCAAAACCACATCGTTGAGCTGAAAGCAGCAGGAGTGAAACCTTTCAATTATCACAGTCTCCAACATCCGCGACACCATGGTGTTCGATAAGCACTTCTTAAATTGAtgacaataaaatttgttatttttgcgGTCCGCCAAGGCTTTGATTAGAATAAAACACCTCCCAAACAACAAGACTGAAAAAGTGTTTGCTACTCCGAATGTCAACTCTATCGAATAAATACAGACGATTGTTAGTCAACCCCGAGCAATTCCTAAGACACATTGTGTGACATAAATAATGGAGCGAGAGTTTGTAGACTGTCttaactgttatatttttttaaacagcgGAAGAACAGATTGGAGATCCATTGAAATACTTTATTCAAGTTATCCATTTGTGTGGCAATTAGCGTTTTCCGATTCGTTTTCAATACATCTGCGTTGTTAAAACAGTGTTGTGATAACGCCATGGCAGATATGGAAGGTGTGTCAACATCGGTCACGCCCCATGCGattgaagaaaaggaaaaagaagctCATAGTGCAATAAAATGTTACTTATTCCAGGGCGTTACGTTCTTGTTTAGTAATTCTTTTAATAACACACATGCAGGTGACTGTGAAAATGATATGAATGGGTGCGCGCAAACAGTTATTAGTTGCGAATGTTCGAAAATGATTTACAGGACAATCCGAGGTTCCAATAGTCCTAGCCGTGTGTAGGGCGGATTTACGGTACTTGCTGGCTAACTACTTATTAATGAGTATTAAAACATCGACGCTGCCGGTGAAACCGAACAAGATGAACGAAAGAATAGTTATTGTTCTGCTCAAAATCGTATGCTTGGTAGTCGATTCTCGAGGGAATAATTTTCCCCTTGAAAAGGTGTCGGCtaatttcaatcaatttttttgtttttcatgatcGAAGGGCGTTTCTACGGATCAAACTGGTCTTTGGAAATGTAGTTTGTACTTTGATAAAGAGCTGTGTAAGTCAAGaatgaaattttgcttttcatgGAGTCGCTCAGCGCTTTATTCAGGTCATCGGGTGGCAATGCCCTAAGCAAGTTCTTTGGTCACCACACTCGCCCTGCCGGCTAGATCCAGTGGTTGTCAACTCCAACGTTATATATATTCTAAAGGAAGTGTGACAGATAACTGGGTGTAAATGGGCTCTAATCGCAATCAAATTGTTCAGTGTTCGGTCAGTAGCTGTCTGGAGTtatttgataatgataatgctaCAGCAAAACAGGCCAAGTGATTGCATCAACCTGTCGGTTTAGATTGAATTGTTTGCAACATCTAGAATGTTCTTCTCGTCAACTCGCCAGTATCTGTTGAGAGATTCTTGTAAACTATGCGTttaacacttttcaaaacaaaagactGCATTTTaaatt is from Pocillopora verrucosa isolate sample1 chromosome 7, ASM3666991v2, whole genome shotgun sequence and encodes:
- the LOC131792150 gene encoding golgin subfamily A member 5-like, with the protein product MSWFTDLAGKAEFLLEKVDTAAASALTKDQINQDRGVFSKNVFPTKPVASSVSTQRPIPAPVVNQGVDFVKAASESSVLGGPTVPIKSRLPSSGSRTPPRVTRTENKNDDKLFEFLNSNVPTSKERKPIKPKLVTETSSDEVVKANDTSLLVQQDAPDGRINDDAIGKNSNTGEKDTNISDGLRLVEPQAQDMPQHEADHRSQPPADDRVSNLEFENTLLKKEVSSLNEEMVSVVQRAKEAERRVKETERQLQRSHQQLAASEEISRQLRGKEDDYTEALNAKDSQLAVLRVRIQESDQELKTKQQQIEQYQLERERLLQDHSASTGVHSHALDTLKAKLEETERKLKAEQESQKKLEKESMDRQTKLEEGQAALAESLKTLQKRVNEEKNKNNENATALKTAKGNLETAKQELKDYKDKAARILQAKDKVIASLRDGSKGEVTSGVTSSEYEEVCHERDMFKDEVNQVKYKMEQLKADLQDLEQQQQSEADLAREKMEELESALDDEKRKKDACEQQIQQHLQDLHQAQDEIRGIKSSFMSQLQERENEIQKLRNQLATKALTSTSEEELGNRVRALTENLIQKQTLIEALSTEKNSLVLQLERLEKQYRDVQASTSKMIAGSSATYDGFDDNDENTLSRVRSISSIMPSQLNDSRKVKRAVNEIDKFSIRLGLFLRRYPIARLFVIIYMVLLHVWVLVVLLTYQPEVHTTSSVRLPQPPNLN